The following proteins come from a genomic window of Chaetodon auriga isolate fChaAug3 chromosome 16, fChaAug3.hap1, whole genome shotgun sequence:
- the engase gene encoding cytosolic endo-beta-N-acetylglucosaminidase, translated as MALTVDGNKPPLRRRREDGENSDNVAVKRDKPEASRLESCLDQPMDSGSVHEVIKYTPSPLSAKHYDADTTEPISCGLQTLEELLSWKRSEANPFNVAVVPLAAREPPLANCLRRTLVSHDMMGGYLDDRFAQGTNAEAPYAFYHWQYIDIFNYFTHKLVTIPPAVWTNAAHKHGVIVLGTFITEWTDGATMCEAFLKDEESYRAVADKLVQISHCYGFDGWLINIENVLSEVAVKNTPLFLRYLTDQMHERVSGSLVLWYDSVIDSGQLQWQNELNQSNRMFFDACDGLFTNYNWTEQSLEWMNDYSGVQGRQADIYIGVDVFARGKVVGGMFETNKALEIIRRHNFSTAIFAPGWVYETHHDKTEFRKNQDKFWALLSDFLYVHRSALSLPFISSFCQGFGKTFYSKGQRETSRGWFNLTAQEIQPLYYHMELEGQGWLRSRGCPEDAWNGGCSLLLDGLIPATHTSPICAKIFSLNVPLASKTLVTLIYKPSAGISVSLDLKTADANLCTHINVQDVKLTSVSPVVLDEGDQLVSRFSELCGDMNPDGWTVRCSQLELHGCALREVCFRIQRDGEPQDTPFSCRVGEIMLLDVASLQVPPEKVQGLCIYDVVWLRGAGASPESTSTGLLLNATLRWDYPTELVRYFRVYWRRLRGPDPRIPPGQLVVVGRAYSNLFRVTELTVQEPPGLLELVVEPVIRKGFPVPESHWGRRSLSYTEDVTR; from the exons ATGGCGTTGACTGTGGATGGAAACAAACCTCCCCTGCGAAGGAGACGAGAGGACGGAGAGAACAGTGATAATGTCGCCGTGAAGAGGGACAAACCTGAAGCCAGTCG GCTGGAGTCTTGTTTGGATCAGCCAATGGATTCAGGCAGTGTCCATGAAGTCATCAAGTACACGCCCTCTCCGCTGTcag ccaAACATTACGATGCCGACACCACTGAACCAATCAGCTGTGGCCTTCAAACTCTGGAGGAGCTATTGTCGTGGAAACGAAGCGAGGCAAACCCCTTTAATGTAGCAGTGGTCCCCCTGGCAGCTCGGGAGCCCCCCCTGGCCAACTGTCTCCGTCGGACATTGGTGTCTCATGACATGATGGGCGGCTATCTAGATGACAG GTTCGCCCAGGGGACAAATGCAGAGGCCCCATATGCCTTCTACCACTGGCAGTACATCGACATTTTTAActacttcacacacaaactggtgACTATTCCTCCTGCTGTGTGGACCAATGCTGCACATAAACATGGAGTCATTGTTCTCG GGACTTTCATCACAGAGTGGACGGATGGAGCCACCATGTGCGAGGCCTTCCTGAAAGATGAGGAGTCGTACCGGGCAGTGGCTGATAAACTAGTCCAGATCAGCCACTGTTATGGCTTCGATGGCTGGCTCATTAACATAGAGAATGTCCTCAGT GAGGTTGCGGTGAAGAACACACCTTTATTCCTGCGCTACCTGACGGACCAGATGCACGAGCGAGTGTCCGGCAGCCTGGTGCTGTGGTATGACAGCGTGATCGACAGCGGACAGCTGCAGTGGCAAAATGAACTCAACCAGTCCAACAG GATGTTTTTCGATGCTTGCGATGGTTTATTCACCAACTACAACTGGACTGAGCAGAGCCTGGAGTGGATGAACGACTACAGCGGAGTCCAAGGCCGCCAGGCTGACATCTACATCGGCGTGGATGTGTTTGCCCGGGGCAAGGTGGTGGGAGGAATGTTTGAAACAAATAAG GCGCTGGAAATCATTCGGAGGCACAACTTCTCGACCGCCATCTTCGCTCCGGGCTGGGTGTACGAGACCCACCATGACAAGACGGAATTCCGCAAGAATCAGGACAA GTTCTGGGCTCTTCTGTCAGACTTCCTGTACGTCCACCGGTCAGCCTTGTCCCtccccttcatctcctccttctgccAGGGCTTTGGGAAGACTTTCTACTCCAAAGGACAG cgtGAGACGAGCAGGGGCTGGTTCAACCTGACCGCCCAGGAGATCCAGCCTTTGTACTACCATATGGAGCTGGAGGGCCAGGGTTGGCTGAGGAGCCGCGGCTGCCCAGAGGACGCCTGGAACGGaggctgctcactgctgctgGATGGACTCATCCCTGCCACACACACGTCCCCCATTTgtgccaa GATCTTCTCCCTCAATGTACCTCTGGCATCCAAGACTCTGGTGACCCTCATCTACAAGCCAAGTGCTGGGATCTCAGTGTCCCTGGATCTGAAGACTGCAGACGCCAATCTTTGCACACACATCAACGTCCAGGATGTCAAAc TTACCAGTGTGTCTCCTGTCGTACTGGATGAGGGGGACCAGCTGGTGAGCCGGTTCTCTGAGCTGTGTGGCGACATGAATCCAGATGGTTGGACTGTCAG aTGCTCGCAGTTGGAGCTTCATGGCTGTGCTCTCAGAGAAGTTTGTTTCCGCATCCAGCGGGATGGAGAGCCTCAGGACACACCGTTCAGCTGCAGGGTGGGAGAAATAATG CTCCTGGATGTAGCCAGTCTGCAGGTTCCCCCTGAGAAGGTTCAGGGCTTGTGCATTTATGACGTGGTGTGGCTGCGTGGTGCTGGTGCCTCTCCGGAGTCCACCTCCACCGGCCTGCTCCTCAACGCCACTCTGCGCTGGGACTACCCGACCGAGCTCGTCCGCTACTTCAGGGTGTACTGGCGACGGCTGAGAGGACCCGATCCCCGAATCCCCCCAGGTCAGCTGGTCGTGGTGGGCCGAGCGTATTCTAATCTTTTTAGAGTAACGGAGCTGACGGTGCAGGAACCACCGGGCCTGCTGGAGCTGGTTGTGGAGCCAGTGATCAGGAAGGGCTTCCCTGTCCCAGAGAGCCACTGGGGAAGAAGAAGCCTCAGCTACACAGAGGACGTCACACGATGA